The Triticum dicoccoides isolate Atlit2015 ecotype Zavitan unplaced genomic scaffold, WEW_v2.0 scaffold173739, whole genome shotgun sequence genome includes the window atctaagcgccgaacaacggcgcctccatgttcaacagacgtgcagcccggggatgtctcctccttcttgatccagcaaggggagaggagaagttgagggagaactccggcaacaTGATGGCATGGTGGTCgagcttgtggttctccggcagggcttcaccaagcactacgaaagagaggaggtgttggagagggggaggggctgcgccagggaagggtgcacggctgccctcccaaccccctcactatatatagggggaaggggatagggggaggcaccctagggtttcccgTAGGGGGTGGCGGCCatggcagattggatctccctaggaaaaccctagggagacttgccccccaagccaaaccaggtggaggcttgcctcccaagtcaggtggaggcgccccacctccccaagtaatgtgggaaagggtgtgggggcgcacagcccgttagtgggctggtttgccccctccccttgtcccatGAGGCCctacaacacttgtcggggcccccgaaacacctttcggtcatgctggccatagcgtggtacccccggaacacttccggactccaatacccttcgtccaatatactgatctgcacctccggaccattccggaactcctcgcgacgtccgggatctcatccgtgactccgaactaccttcggtaactacatactatttcccataacaactctagcgtcaccaaaccttaagtgtgtagaccctacgggttcgggaaccatgcagacatgaccgagacctgtctccagccaataaccaacagtgggatctggatacccatgttggctcccacatgttccaggatgatctcatcggatgaaccacgatgtcggggattcaatcaatcccgtatacaattccctttgtccataggtatgttacttgcccgagattcgatcgtcggtatccctgtaccttgttcaatctcgttaccgacaagtctctttactcgttccgtaaagcaTGATCCCATGTCAAACttattagtcacactgagctcattatgatgatgcattaccgagtgggcccagagatacctctccgtcacacagattgacaaatcccagtctcgattcgtgccaacccaacagacactttcggagatacctgtagtgcacctttatagtcacccagttacgttgtaacgtttgatacacccaaagaattcctacggtatccggagttgcacaatctcatggtctaaggaaacgatacttgacattagaaaagctctagcaaacaaactacgcgatcttgtgctacgcttaagattgggtcttgtccatcacatcattctcccaatgatgtcatctcgttatcaatgacatccaatgtccatggtcaggaaacaatgaccatctattgatcaacgagttagtcaactagaggcttactagggacatattacgatctatgtattcacacatgtattacggtttccggttaatacaattatagcatgaacaataggcaattatcatgaacaaggaaatataataataaccaatttattattgcctctagggcatatttccaacacgtgcaCGATACTATGATGGCTACAATAAGCTAAGATCATGGGCATACAATTCTCTGGACTAATACAAGGTGTGCTACAAttccctttaattcccgcggccattataaccttagtctcttcaacctttcgatcgtgcccaacaacacaacaagcacacccatgaaGACACAAAACATGCACTTATTGTTCTGACTGCTATAATTTTCAGGAAATGGATCTGGCCCGATCTTTAAGGGAAAATAAATTCAGAATTAAATTATGTGAGGTAGTATTGCGCCAAGTTCTTCTATACTTGCATTCCATCTCTTTGTTGCAACTACGATAGTATGGTTAGGTCATCCTTTGTGAGTTAAATCAATGCACAAAGATACAACGTTCCACTGAATGCATATCCGTTGTTGTGACAATAGCTTTAGAAGTTGAGATGATATATTCTCACGTACGTTTTCCCTTGCTTATTTTGTAAGTGTTGATAAGACCAAGGGAAACAAACACAATCTAGTTCTGTTCTTACATCTTCTTCCTGAATAATGGGCAACTTGTTGCTAATAAGAGTAGACAATACATCATCATGATAGTATAATACATATACTCAATGCTAGTGTCAAATATGGGACACAAAGCGCATCTAGATCAGTTTTTCTCAGATGGTGCTGGCGATGCACATTACAAATGGTGATTTTTAGTTCAATTGGCAACTTGTTGCATGATATATTATATCATGATCTCACATTTTTCCTTTGCTGCAATGTTTTCCAAAAAAGTAAGTCAACTGCTATGTATAAAGTTTCTACCTTGTGTTTCATTGCAGTATTCATATGAATTACTTCTCCAGTATCTCCAGAAAACACAAGCTCTTGTGATGCTTGGAATAATCAATGAAAGGATAATTTTTGAAGGTACAGTTCCCACTCTGTTGAGATTATATCACCCATTTTACTTACCCTCACTTCTCAAATCTTTTCCACCACTTGTCTCTGTGCTATATTGGCAGTATCCGCTGGGCAACCTTCATTGATTTCTGATGATGCGGATGTTGTTTCTCTAGTTGGAACCAGTAAGGACTTGGCAAAACAGATAAATCAGAAGGAAGTGCATTGGGGGGTATGTTACTTAGCACATCAGGTGATCAATGTGTTTGTTACCTATTATCTATTCTATCAAAATGGTTAATAATGCCGATCAAACAGGAAAAAAAACCCCTCAAGTAGCACTGTTTTTGCCACTTCCCAAATAAACCTCTTCCGTGAGAGCAATTTTTTCAGTTTTCTATTTATTCTGCGTTATCCTTTGGCAAGTGTTATTGTTAAAATTAAATTATGGTATGCAGTTGCTTGAAGATTCAGTTGAGGAGCGTATGGAGAAAGCACTCTCAGATTCTGATAGAGCtgaagcagaaagcaaggatgCAGATGCAGAAGATAATAACAAGGCAAGATACTCTCTCGTAGTATGGGACCCTTGTTATATTGTGTTTGAGTTGTGTTTGTTATGTTCTCTGCCACTGAAACCTGGACATTCCTTTTTTGTCAGCACGCAGCAGCATGTTTTTGTTCTTCTCTTTTTCTGTTGTTATCTTGAGAACAGGAATGCTGCTGTTCATTGCTTGGTTCCACTACCATATGCCCTTGTTTGTTAGGCACGTTTGATCTTTCATTATTTCTTATTGTTTTTGCTACAGAAAAAATCCTCAGAAGGTGGAAAGCAGGGTGGTCCTCTTAACAAAAAGCTcaaaaaggataagcttgttggGGCGACAGGGAAAAATACCAAATCCGAAACAAGCATGATTTCTGCGGCACCTCGTGTGAAACCGGAGCTAACCCTTCCAGCGACGTAAAAAATTATTCTCTTATCTAAAGTTCTAAATAATTTCTCAACTGTAGCCTTTGAAAATAAATTCCATTCCTATAACTGAATGTGGGTCCATACTCTAGACATGTGTGTCATGCGCTTGAGCCTGACTTGGAACCTAAAATAAAGGCTGAGTGGTTTTATGGGGGGTCCCTTGGAAAAGTTATCTTACAAGGTTCaggagaaccaaatattgttctttTTTCCATTTTGCAGAAAATACTCACTTGTCTACTTTTTTATCTGTCAAGTGTCAGCCTTGCGTTTGCAAGCCTGAAAAATTACTCCTTTGTTTCAGGCCTGTTGAAGTTGAACAATCAATTCTTGAGGACCTGCGAAACCGTGCACAATTGAATTACTTGGCATTGCCATCTGTTAGCTTCTACACATTCCTTAATACACATAACGGGTAAGCTTAGCTGTAATTTAGTATCAACTGTTTCAGTGTGCAACTGTGCATACTTTCGTTTGAAAACATTATCCTGTGGAATGCAGATTAAACTGCTCATCGATCTCAAACGATGGATCACTGGTTGTTGGTGGGTTCTCAGACTCATCAGTAAAGGTTAGTCCCTTTAGGTGAtagtttgtttttcatgtgatcacTACATTAACTAGTAAAGCTTCCTTGTTCACTAGGTTTGGGATATGGCAAAGATTGGTCAATCAGCCAAAACATGTTTGTCGTTCTACACTACATATTGCTGATTTTTTTGTTCCACTGTGATATTGTGAAATGCTTCTGTAACTGCGCACCTGATTTTGGTCATGTTTGCCTTTTGTTCTAAGGATTCTAGTTTATTTCATTCAGTTTAAGTTATGACCTAGAAGTTTAAGGTAGTGTTGCAGCACTGATGCATGTCTTGGACAATGCAAAAAATGTCTTTTCGACCTACTTGCCGGACATGCTATAATATTTTAACAGCGTTGCAGCATTTGACTGGAACCTGTCCAGAATGTCAGAATAATCATAGAACATTTATTATTTCTATCTTGATGGTATTTGCTGATTGGGCAAATTTGGACTCTCAGCTAGTTCACAAGGAGAGAATGGATCTTCACAGGACGAGCGCTTGTCATCAACATCTGAGGGGAAAAGACCTTATACATTATTCCAAGGTCATTCTGGACCAGTTTATTCCGCTGCCTTTAGTCCATTTGGAAATTTTCTCCTGTCATCATCTTCAGATTCAACAAGTAAAGCACCACTTACATTATGCTTATTTTGTACGTACCATTCATTTCCTTGTTCATTTATTTAATCAAACTAACAGTttgtttattttttatatatttgttaCAGTTCGGCTGTGGAGTACCAAGCTGAATGCCAATCTTGTTTGTTATAAAGGACACAATTACCCAGTTTGGGATGTCCAAGTATGTGAACAAATCCTTTCTCTGTCGTCGTTGTGAAAACAACATTTGAGTTCTTTCTTCATGGTGTGTCTTGACTGCCTAGTTCAGGCCAAAACATTTGATTAGTTAGTTTATTTTTCAGTAGTTTTTATTTGAATGATGCTTAGATCTGTTGTTACAATCAATGTCGATGCCCAACAATCAATCAGTTCAGTAGTTTTTCGTAAACTCTTCTGAAGTTCTAATAGTGGCCTGATTTCAATAGTTTCTAATAAACTCTTGTGAAGTTCTGATAGTGGCCTGGTTTCAGTAGTTTCTAATAAACTCTTCCGAAGTTGTAATTATAGTGGCCTCATTTCAGTAGTTTTTAATAAACTCGTCTGGAGTTCTTTTTTGCAGAAAACTCTTCTGGAGTTCTAAAAGTGGCCTCATTGGTACAAAAAATGTCCATGCCCTACTATTGTTTTAGTCTTGATTTTGGTGTGAGGAGTGCGAAACTGCAAATACTTGTGATAAATATTCCTAGTTCGTTCTTCATTTTGAACACTTCTGATGATGGGATTTGGAATACGTCtgttttttttcgagaaaacgcaaaaaGCCTTTGCGTTTCATTTCATTGAAAAGATGGAAGGCCTCCTAGGTCGTGTGTCATTACATGTTTTTGTACTTGGTCAGTGTACATCCCAGGTAGCGGGCAGGACAACCCGAAGCCCCTGGGCGCCTGCCTTTGCCCAACATCGGGCCGCCTCTTTGATCCTATCCACTAGTGTTGCGATGGATGGCGTAGCATTGTCGAAGACGCATGCATTCCGGTGCTTCCATATCATCCAGGGGACGAGCAAAGTGATAGACTTGAGGTCTTTGCACTGCGCCGGTGGTGTTCCCTCCCTTGCGCGTCGCCACCACTCCATGACGCTGGGCTCTTGATCAGGCGGCTGGGCTGGCAATTGGAGCCAGTTGAGGATGGTGTGCCATGTCTGGCGTGCAAAAGGGCAGGCCAGGAGCAGGTGCTGCAGCGTTTCGACTGCCTGGTCGCAATGGAGACACCTGGGGTGATGATCCAGCCCGCGCCTGGCGAGTCTTTCGGCCGTCCAGCAGCGATCTTGGGCTGCCAACCAGTGAAAGAACTTCACCCTTGGTGGTGCCCAGGTTTTCCATACCAGCTGCCATGAGGGGCATCGTGTAGAACCCTGGAAACTTGCCGCATAGCATGATTGCACCGAGTAGCGGCCGTTGGCCGTCCACCTCCAGAGTAAGCGGTCCGGCTCGTTAGAGATGGTGGTGTGGCTCACAGCATGCCAGAGGAGCAGGTATTGGCCTATCTCATGCAGCCCCAGTGTCCCCTGGATATCCCGCGCCCAAGTGTTGTTGGCTAGCCCATTAGCAACCGTCCGTGCTTTTCGTCGCTGCTTGGGGATGCATTGGTAGAGTAATGGGGCGATGTCAAGGACAGACTGCCCGTTGATCCTGATCCAGCGATCCTCCCAGAACAGTGCCGTCAAACCATTGCCTATGCTCATGGTGGTTGATGCAGAGAACA containing:
- the LOC119344567 gene encoding transcription initiation factor TFIID subunit 5-like, producing MDLARSLRENKFRIKLCEYSYELLLQYLQKTQALVMLGIINERIIFEVSAGQPSLISDDADVVSLVGTSKDLAKQINQKEVHWGLLEDSVEERMEKALSDSDRAEAESKDADAEDNNKKKSSEGGKQGGPLNKKLKKDKLVGATGKNTKSETSMISAAPRVKPELTLPATPVEVEQSILEDLRNRAQLNYLALPSVSFYTFLNTHNG